The proteins below come from a single Zea mays cultivar B73 chromosome 8, Zm-B73-REFERENCE-NAM-5.0, whole genome shotgun sequence genomic window:
- the LOC103635953 gene encoding putative WUSCHEL-related homeobox 2 has protein sequence MPSQQQQQQAAAGSTRWCPTPEQLMVLEETYRGGLRTPNASQIQQITAHLACYGRIEGKNVFYWFQNHKARDRQKLRRMLFMSQSHHLLSCAQYYAAVLAPRHGHQLLLSPSSTSPTPPAAAAAAAYGYYYSATAFAEPASRCAGNATLPSPTAQRLFHYHYTTGGSGGGLVPAEALGRPEYSSLDNFGVALDDVVVSSASAAVEMTPPGFEVVVPPPPAAAFCRPLKTLDLFPCGLKEEQHDVA, from the exons ATGCcgtcgcagcagcagcagcagcaggcggcggcgGGGTCGACGCGGTGGTGTCCGACGCCGGAGCAGCTGATGGTCTTGGAGGAGACGTACCGGGGCGGCCTGCGCACGCCCAACGCGTCGCAGATCCAGCAGATCACGGCGCACCTCGCCTGCTACGGCCGCATCGAGGGCAAGAACGTCTTCTACTGGTTCCAGAACCACAAGGCCCGGGACCGCCAGAAGCTGCGCCGCATGCTCTTTATGAGCCAGAGCCACCACCTCCTCTCCTGCGCGCAGTACTACGCTGCGGTACTGGCGCCGCGCCACGGACACCAGTTGTTGCTCTCCCCGTCATCGACGTCGCCCACCCCACcagctgctgctgccgctgcggCGTACGGCTACTACTACTCCGCCACGGCCTTCGCTGAACCGGCGAGCAGGTGCGCCGGCAACGCCACTCTCCCGTCGCCGACGGCCCAGCGGCTGTTCCActatcactacacgacg GGTGGCAGCGGAGGAGGGCTTGTGCCGGCGGAGGCGCTCGGCCGGCCAGAGTACTCGTCGCTGGACAACTTCGGCGTGGCGCTCGACGATGTCGTGGTGAGCTCCGCCTCCGCCGCCGTCGAAATGACGCCTCCGGGGTTCGAGGTGGtggtgccgccgccgccggctgCTGCCTTCTGCCGGCCGCTCAAGACGTTGGACCTCTTCCCCTGCGGGCTCAAGGAAGAGCAGCACGACGTGGCCTGA